A genomic segment from Methanobrevibacter ruminantium encodes:
- the cyaB gene encoding class IV adenylate cyclase, whose amino-acid sequence MIEVEVKAKIRSFDEMRKRLDEVNAVKVKTEHQEDRYFNSPVRDFAQTDEALRIRETKSDEKHNLFITYKGPKIDAKSKTREEVEMGIEDADKASKIFENLGFKEVRTVVKDREYYKYENYEISLDNVHGLKPYMEIEISLEDNSDYSKAQESIFELFEKLGITEGFERTSYLELLEELDN is encoded by the coding sequence ATGATAGAAGTAGAAGTGAAAGCAAAAATTAGAAGCTTTGATGAAATGAGAAAAAGGCTTGATGAGGTAAATGCCGTAAAGGTCAAAACCGAGCATCAGGAGGACAGGTATTTCAACAGCCCAGTCCGTGACTTTGCACAAACCGATGAGGCATTAAGAATCAGAGAAACAAAATCAGATGAAAAGCACAATCTGTTCATTACATACAAAGGACCTAAAATCGATGCAAAAAGCAAGACTCGAGAAGAGGTTGAAATGGGAATAGAAGATGCAGACAAAGCATCTAAAATATTTGAGAATTTAGGCTTCAAGGAAGTGAGAACTGTTGTGAAGGACCGTGAATACTACAAATATGAAAACTATGAAATCAGCCTGGACAATGTTCACGGACTTAAACCATATATGGAAATAGAAATAAGCCTAGAGGACAATTCAGACTATTCCAAAGCACAGGAAAGCATATTTGAACTCTTTGAAAAATTAGGAATTACAGAGGGCTTCGAAAGAACTTCCTACTTGGAATTATTAGAGGAACTGGACAATTGA
- a CDS encoding homocitrate synthase family protein — protein MQYYTSPFNKEEEYKFPKDITIYDTTLRDGEQTPGVCFSQEDKLEIARKLDQLRIHQIEAGFPIVSSREASTVKAIANEGLDAEIICLARTKKGDIDRALDCDVDGIITFMGTSDIHLEHKMHIKRQEALNICMKSIEYAKDHGLFVAFSAEDATRTDLDFLKRVYSKAESYGADRVHIADTVGAITPQGITFLIKELRKVTDVQIAMHCHNDFGLAVINSIYGLLAGGSAVSTTVNGIGERAGNASLEELIMSLKLLYGKDLGFKTKYIQELSELVSKKTGLEIPYNKAIVGRNVFRHESGIHVDAVIEEPLTYEPYLPELVGQRRQLVLGKHSGCRAVKAKLDECGFKVTNDQLCQIVKKVKESREEGKYIDDDVFKDIVRSIDSNYVDL, from the coding sequence ATGCAATATTATACAAGTCCTTTCAACAAGGAAGAAGAATACAAATTCCCAAAGGATATTACTATTTATGATACAACTTTAAGAGATGGAGAGCAAACTCCTGGAGTGTGCTTTTCACAGGAAGACAAATTGGAAATAGCTAGAAAGCTTGACCAATTAAGAATCCATCAGATTGAAGCAGGTTTCCCAATTGTTTCATCCAGAGAAGCATCTACTGTAAAAGCAATAGCTAACGAAGGATTGGATGCTGAAATCATCTGTTTAGCAAGAACCAAAAAAGGAGACATTGACAGAGCTCTTGACTGTGATGTGGATGGAATCATTACATTTATGGGAACTTCCGACATTCATTTGGAACATAAGATGCATATCAAAAGGCAAGAAGCATTGAACATCTGCATGAAATCAATTGAATATGCTAAAGACCATGGATTGTTTGTAGCATTTTCAGCAGAGGATGCAACAAGAACTGACTTAGACTTCTTGAAAAGAGTTTACTCAAAAGCAGAAAGCTATGGTGCTGACAGAGTGCATATTGCAGATACCGTTGGAGCAATCACCCCACAAGGAATTACCTTTTTAATTAAGGAACTTAGAAAAGTGACTGATGTTCAAATAGCTATGCACTGTCATAATGACTTTGGATTAGCTGTGATAAATTCAATTTATGGATTGCTTGCAGGAGGAAGTGCTGTTTCAACAACTGTTAACGGTATTGGAGAAAGAGCCGGAAACGCTTCCCTTGAAGAGCTAATCATGTCTTTAAAATTATTGTATGGTAAGGACTTAGGCTTCAAGACCAAATACATCCAAGAGTTATCTGAATTGGTATCCAAGAAAACCGGTTTGGAAATTCCATACAACAAAGCCATTGTAGGAAGAAACGTATTCAGACATGAATCCGGAATCCATGTGGATGCAGTAATCGAAGAGCCTCTTACCTACGAACCATATTTACCTGAACTCGTGGGTCAAAGAAGACAATTGGTTTTAGGAAAACATTCCGGTTGCAGAGCTGTTAAGGCAAAACTTGATGAATGTGGATTTAAAGTAACCAATGACCAACTTTGCCAAATCGTGAAAAAGGTAAAGGAAAGCAGAGAAGAAGGAAAATACATTGATGACGATGTATTTAAAGACATTGTAAGAAGCATTGATTCAAATTATGTTGATTTATAA
- the hacA gene encoding homoaconitase large subunit gives MNISEKTLSQKIGREVIPGEIIEVDVDLAMSHDGTSPPAIKTFEKISDKVWDNEKIVIVFDHNVPANTIGSAEFQKVARNFIKTQGIKNHYIHGEGICHQVLPEKGHVEPGKIIVGADSHTCTYGAFGAFSTGMGATDLAMVYATGKTWFMVPESFKIEVEGKLNPGITSKDLILNIIGEIGIAGATYKTAEFCGETIDNLDVESRMTMTNMAIEMGAKNGIMEPNQSTIEYVCERTGKTKDQLNILKSDKDSVYEKEFLFNVDDMEAQIACPNDVDNVKPLSQVAGTHIDQGFIGSCTNGRLSDLAQAAAVLEGKQVHDDVRLIIIPASREIYQKAMDLGYIKTFLDAGAMVSNPGCGPCLGGHMGVLSEGETSISSTNRNFKGRMGDPNSSVYLANAGVVAASAISGFIENPDNL, from the coding sequence TTGAATATTTCAGAAAAAACATTATCCCAGAAAATAGGTCGTGAAGTAATTCCTGGAGAAATTATCGAAGTGGATGTTGATTTGGCAATGTCACATGATGGAACTTCACCTCCTGCAATAAAAACCTTTGAAAAAATAAGCGATAAGGTGTGGGACAATGAAAAGATAGTCATTGTCTTTGACCATAATGTGCCTGCAAACACAATAGGATCTGCAGAGTTTCAAAAGGTAGCTAGAAACTTCATTAAAACTCAAGGAATTAAGAATCATTACATTCATGGAGAAGGAATCTGCCATCAGGTGCTTCCTGAAAAAGGCCATGTTGAGCCTGGAAAAATCATAGTTGGTGCAGACTCACATACATGTACCTATGGAGCATTCGGAGCATTTTCAACTGGAATGGGCGCTACTGATTTGGCTATGGTATATGCCACTGGAAAAACATGGTTCATGGTTCCTGAATCATTCAAGATAGAAGTTGAAGGAAAATTGAATCCTGGCATCACTTCAAAGGACTTGATATTAAACATCATTGGAGAGATTGGAATAGCTGGAGCTACCTATAAGACTGCTGAATTCTGTGGAGAGACAATCGACAATTTGGATGTTGAAAGTAGAATGACCATGACAAACATGGCAATAGAAATGGGTGCCAAAAACGGAATTATGGAACCTAACCAGTCCACAATTGAATATGTTTGCGAAAGAACCGGCAAGACAAAGGATCAATTGAATATCCTTAAATCCGATAAGGATTCAGTATACGAAAAGGAATTCCTATTTAATGTAGATGATATGGAAGCCCAAATAGCTTGCCCTAATGATGTGGATAATGTGAAGCCATTATCACAAGTTGCTGGAACTCACATTGACCAAGGATTCATTGGTTCATGTACCAATGGAAGATTATCCGACCTTGCACAAGCGGCAGCAGTGCTTGAAGGAAAGCAAGTCCATGATGATGTAAGATTAATCATCATCCCTGCATCAAGGGAAATATACCAAAAGGCAATGGATTTAGGATATATAAAGACATTCTTAGATGCTGGAGCTATGGTGTCCAACCCAGGTTGCGGACCATGTTTAGGTGGACATATGGGAGTGCTGTCTGAAGGTGAAACAAGCATTTCATCTACAAACAGAAACTTCAAAGGAAGAATGGGAGACCCTAATTCATCCGTATATTTAGCTAATGCAGGAGTGGTTGCTGCATCTGCAATTTCAGGATTTATAGAAAATCCAGATAACTTATAA
- a CDS encoding chorismate--pyruvate lyase family protein: protein MSKHSDNDINVRLIEKINQVEEKYNQNFSNTQKILMTTDGSITAILDVLYGKIALKTLEQHFEEATEESAKLVNVDAGDEVNYREIVMHKDDYPLIYAVSYIPLKRLSKEMRDDLVRADIPIGRILKKYNAETRREINVIQIENATDKLKELYNTEEDFLTRDYTIIMNGEILMWIKEFFPINYFTEI from the coding sequence ATGTCAAAACATAGTGACAATGACATCAATGTAAGATTGATTGAAAAGATCAATCAGGTTGAAGAGAAATACAATCAGAATTTTTCAAACACTCAGAAAATTCTAATGACTACTGATGGCTCAATTACAGCTATTTTAGATGTTTTATATGGAAAAATCGCTTTAAAAACATTAGAACAACATTTCGAAGAGGCAACTGAAGAAAGTGCCAAATTGGTAAATGTTGATGCTGGAGATGAAGTGAATTATAGGGAAATTGTAATGCATAAGGATGATTATCCTTTAATCTATGCTGTTTCTTACATTCCACTAAAAAGATTAAGCAAAGAAATGAGAGACGATTTGGTTAGGGCAGATATTCCTATTGGAAGAATCCTAAAAAAATACAATGCTGAAACCAGAAGAGAAATAAATGTTATACAGATAGAAAATGCAACTGACAAACTTAAAGAGCTATACAATACTGAAGAGGATTTCCTGACAAGAGACTACACCATTATTATGAATGGTGAAATCCTAATGTGGATTAAGGAATTCTTCCCAATAAATTACTTTACTGAAATATAA
- the fen gene encoding flap endonuclease-1, producing the protein MGVKFKDIVSPEEISLKDLEGRTVAIDAYNTIYQFLSGIRQRDGSPLMDQNGNVTSHLSGILYRTASIVDKGIKPIYVFDGDSSEHKAKTIEQRKAIKEEAMEKWEEAKAAGNIEEARKFAIRTSRMSPYILESSKKLLDYMGIPYVQAKGEGEAQGAYMVEQGDAWAVASQDYDCLLFGAPRIIRNLTLSGGLSNLEYLELQKVLEDIDLTREQLIDVALMVGTDFNEGIHGIGAKTGLKLIRNNTLEDILVQKGITEVNVEPDELRDIFLKHDVNTDYEIKFKSAKKDKLVEFMCEEHGFSESRVLNVTEKLKKLSSTQKSLEDWF; encoded by the coding sequence ATGGGAGTAAAATTCAAGGACATAGTTTCCCCAGAGGAAATTAGTCTAAAAGATTTGGAAGGAAGAACCGTAGCAATTGACGCATACAACACAATTTACCAGTTTTTATCAGGAATTCGTCAAAGAGATGGAAGCCCATTGATGGATCAAAACGGCAATGTAACCTCCCATTTAAGTGGAATCCTCTATAGAACTGCATCAATAGTCGATAAAGGAATCAAACCTATCTATGTTTTTGATGGAGACAGTTCAGAGCATAAGGCAAAAACCATCGAACAAAGAAAGGCCATTAAAGAAGAGGCTATGGAAAAATGGGAAGAGGCTAAAGCTGCAGGAAACATTGAAGAAGCAAGGAAATTTGCTATAAGAACTTCCAGAATGTCTCCTTATATCCTTGAATCATCTAAAAAACTGCTTGATTATATGGGAATACCTTATGTGCAAGCTAAAGGAGAAGGGGAAGCTCAAGGAGCATATATGGTAGAGCAAGGAGATGCATGGGCTGTAGCTTCACAGGATTATGACTGTTTGCTATTCGGCGCTCCACGTATCATCAGAAATCTCACATTAAGTGGGGGATTGTCAAACCTTGAATATCTTGAACTTCAAAAGGTCTTGGAAGATATAGACTTGACAAGAGAACAGCTAATCGATGTGGCATTGATGGTAGGAACCGACTTCAACGAAGGAATCCATGGAATCGGTGCAAAAACAGGATTAAAATTAATCAGAAACAACACTTTAGAAGACATTTTAGTTCAAAAGGGAATCACAGAAGTGAATGTTGAACCAGATGAACTAAGAGACATCTTCTTAAAGCATGATGTGAACACAGATTATGAAATCAAGTTCAAAAGTGCGAAAAAGGACAAGCTTGTTGAATTCATGTGTGAAGAGCATGGATTTTCCGAAAGCAGAGTCCTGAATGTTACAGAAAAATTGAAAAAATTAAGTTCAACACAAAAAAGTTTAGAGGATTGGTTCTAA
- a CDS encoding DUF2119 domain-containing protein, producing the protein MSYFRYIDNGEGPTKLFIGGVHGDEGKDVLPLIKLLSNDDFSSGQIYIYNFDKTPYVSTIHREFYESEQGKKILDLIDYYNPDFYTELHSYNIKHFDRLTSLERLDKDGIPPLIDCSQYVLCSSVSPLIRRKHFTKENICQTLEFPSFRGEDLKLSDDELFEKYDYDYDASVQEYMSFLRLITLSKNRDDFEKRVLKDYKKQADLALKYVKIIYGLDFPRY; encoded by the coding sequence ATGTCTTATTTTCGCTATATTGATAATGGAGAAGGGCCTACAAAATTATTTATTGGAGGAGTTCATGGCGATGAAGGTAAGGATGTATTGCCTTTGATTAAGCTTTTATCCAATGATGATTTCTCAAGCGGACAGATTTATATCTATAATTTCGACAAGACTCCATATGTTTCCACAATTCATAGGGAATTTTACGAGTCTGAGCAAGGAAAGAAGATATTGGATTTGATTGATTATTATAATCCTGATTTTTATACAGAACTTCACTCCTACAATATTAAGCATTTTGATAGATTAACAAGCTTGGAAAGACTTGATAAGGACGGAATTCCTCCATTGATCGATTGCAGCCAATATGTCTTATGCAGTTCTGTTTCCCCTTTGATAAGAAGAAAGCATTTCACTAAGGAAAATATTTGTCAAACTTTGGAATTTCCTTCATTCAGAGGTGAAGACTTAAAGCTTAGTGATGATGAGCTATTTGAAAAATATGATTATGATTATGATGCTTCAGTTCAAGAATACATGTCATTTTTAAGGTTGATTACACTCAGCAAGAATAGGGATGACTTTGAGAAAAGAGTGTTGAAGGATTATAAAAAACAAGCGGATCTTGCATTAAAGTATGTAAAAATAATTTATGGCTTGGATTTCCCACGTTATTAA
- the ahcY gene encoding adenosylhomocysteinase yields MSNVKDMSLADEGIRKIKWVQKHMPVLEHIKKQFEEEKPFEGITIGSCLHLEPKTVNLGLTLKAGGAEVAMTGCNPLSTHDDAAAGAAALGLHIYGWREQTDEEYYEAIDNVLSHKPDVIIDDGADMIMYLHEKRPELLANIKGACEETTTGVHRLEAMHADGALKFPVIAVNDAYTKYLFDNRYGTGQSSLDAIMGTTNMLIAGKNVVVCGYGWCGRGVASRAAGLGANVIVTEVDPIRALEARMDGYRVMKIREAVKIADLVVTVTGNIDIIHGDDFKYMKDGCMLSNSGHFNVEINRQDLEAQSVSCEEVRESIEMFTMKDGRKIYLLADGRLVNLAAARGQGHPAEIMDMSFAVQALSAKYIVENDLSLSVEKAPDSIDDDVARLKLKAMGIEIDDLSERQKDYLSDWREGT; encoded by the coding sequence ATGAGTAATGTTAAAGACATGTCCCTTGCTGATGAAGGGATTAGGAAAATCAAATGGGTTCAAAAACACATGCCTGTTCTTGAACACATCAAAAAACAATTTGAAGAAGAAAAGCCTTTTGAAGGTATTACCATTGGATCATGCTTACACTTAGAACCTAAAACTGTCAATTTAGGTTTGACTTTAAAGGCGGGTGGAGCTGAAGTGGCTATGACTGGTTGTAACCCTCTTTCAACCCATGATGATGCAGCAGCTGGAGCAGCTGCTCTCGGTTTGCATATCTATGGTTGGAGAGAACAAACCGATGAGGAATATTACGAAGCTATTGACAATGTTTTATCCCACAAGCCAGATGTAATCATTGATGATGGTGCAGATATGATCATGTACCTTCATGAAAAACGTCCTGAACTCTTGGCAAACATTAAAGGTGCTTGTGAAGAAACAACCACTGGTGTTCACAGATTGGAAGCTATGCATGCTGATGGGGCTCTTAAATTCCCAGTTATTGCTGTAAATGACGCTTATACCAAATACTTGTTTGACAACCGTTACGGTACAGGCCAATCTTCCTTGGATGCAATTATGGGAACCACCAATATGTTGATTGCAGGTAAGAATGTAGTTGTCTGCGGTTACGGCTGGTGTGGTCGTGGAGTTGCATCCCGTGCTGCTGGACTCGGTGCAAATGTAATTGTAACTGAAGTTGACCCAATCAGAGCGCTTGAAGCAAGGATGGATGGTTACAGAGTAATGAAAATAAGAGAAGCTGTAAAAATAGCCGACCTTGTTGTTACTGTAACAGGTAACATTGACATCATACATGGAGATGACTTCAAGTACATGAAAGACGGATGTATGTTATCCAACTCAGGACATTTCAATGTGGAAATCAACAGACAAGACCTTGAAGCTCAATCTGTAAGCTGTGAAGAGGTAAGGGAAAGTATTGAAATGTTTACCATGAAAGATGGAAGAAAGATCTATCTTTTAGCAGATGGAAGACTTGTAAACCTTGCAGCAGCAAGAGGCCAAGGACACCCAGCAGAAATCATGGATATGAGTTTTGCTGTTCAAGCGTTGTCTGCTAAATACATCGTTGAAAATGACTTGTCCTTAAGTGTTGAAAAGGCTCCTGACAGTATTGATGATGATGTTGCAAGATTAAAGCTTAAGGCTATGGGCATTGAAATCGACGATTTATCAGAACGTCAAAAAGATTACTTATCCGATTGGAGAGAAGGAACCTAA
- a CDS encoding aldo/keto reductase — protein sequence MKYRTLGKTGEKVSILGFGAMRLPHFKDNNQINVEESDKILSYGIENGINLVDTAYSYHANNLSGKGNCEEYLGNFLYENSYRDEIILSTKLPSWLIKSKEDMENIFEQQLKDLKTDSIDLYMLHSLNEDYWKMFRELDVFEFMDDLLSSGRVKHMGFSAHTEMDWIVDIVDDYDKFEFGLTQLNYLDERYQSGREGVEYLASHNLGTMIMEPLRGGRLVQNVPQDIMELWDMAEEKRTPLEWAFQYLWNMEEVNTVLSGMNSIEQVKENIEIANRSEINSISENDLDLIYEVSWEYKQRRGNDCTGCGYCMPCPNGVDIVGCFREYNVAKMLDNPAGSAMHYFSLENGTRADSCIHCDDCLNHCTQMINISEDLKKVEEFFGKKYTYF from the coding sequence ATGAAATATAGAACTTTAGGAAAAACTGGAGAGAAAGTTTCTATCTTAGGATTCGGAGCAATGAGATTGCCTCATTTTAAAGACAATAATCAAATAAATGTTGAAGAGTCAGATAAAATATTGAGTTATGGGATTGAAAATGGAATAAATCTTGTTGACACCGCTTATTCTTATCATGCAAATAACTTATCTGGAAAAGGAAATTGTGAAGAGTATCTTGGAAACTTCTTGTATGAAAATTCATATAGGGATGAAATCATTTTAAGTACAAAGCTTCCTAGTTGGCTCATTAAGTCAAAAGAGGATATGGAAAACATATTTGAACAGCAACTAAAGGATTTGAAAACAGATTCAATTGATTTATATATGCTGCATAGCCTCAACGAGGATTATTGGAAAATGTTTAGGGAACTTGATGTCTTTGAATTCATGGATGATCTCTTAAGCTCTGGTAGAGTAAAACATATGGGATTTTCAGCCCATACAGAGATGGATTGGATAGTGGATATTGTAGATGACTATGACAAGTTCGAATTTGGCCTTACCCAATTGAACTACCTTGATGAAAGATACCAATCCGGAAGGGAGGGAGTTGAGTATTTGGCTTCCCATAATTTAGGAACAATGATTATGGAACCTCTTAGAGGTGGAAGACTAGTGCAAAATGTTCCTCAAGACATTATGGAATTATGGGATATGGCTGAAGAAAAGAGAACCCCTCTTGAATGGGCTTTCCAATACCTTTGGAATATGGAAGAAGTGAACACAGTCCTTAGTGGAATGAACAGCATAGAACAAGTAAAGGAGAACATTGAAATAGCCAACAGGTCCGAAATAAACTCCATCAGTGAAAATGACTTGGATCTTATTTATGAGGTTTCTTGGGAATACAAGCAAAGAAGAGGAAATGACTGCACAGGTTGTGGCTACTGCATGCCATGCCCTAATGGAGTGGATATTGTAGGATGCTTTAGGGAATACAACGTGGCTAAAATGTTGGATAATCCTGCAGGAAGTGCAATGCATTATTTCTCACTTGAAAACGGCACAAGAGCGGACAGTTGCATTCATTGCGATGACTGCCTAAACCATTGCACTCAAATGATCAATATCTCTGAAGATTTAAAGAAAGTTGAAGAGTTCTTTGGCAAGAAATACACTTATTTCTAA
- a CDS encoding HesA/MoeB/ThiF family protein — MPERYKGFGYWDIATRQMSIVTRSQQTRFKDAKIGVVGCGGIGGGTILMLARMGLGDLTIIDKDAYDLSNLNRQAISSLETVGVDKSIATKERVRITNPYTKVNAFNEELNADNIGEVFGDRDIIIDALDNLYTRIIVSRFARENDIPFVHGAIHGTQGQVSVFTKDTPSYEELFSLPSLGKELGEETKKEISKLTKGVPPVIGPVPNIVGCLEAFEAYKLVTGIGEVNYAPKILNFDLLNLESFKVLEL; from the coding sequence ATGCCAGAAAGATATAAAGGATTCGGATACTGGGATATAGCAACTCGTCAAATGAGTATTGTAACTAGAAGCCAACAGACAAGATTTAAAGATGCTAAAATAGGAGTAGTTGGCTGTGGAGGCATAGGTGGAGGAACCATTCTTATGCTTGCACGTATGGGACTTGGAGACTTAACAATAATAGACAAGGATGCATATGATCTGTCAAACTTAAACAGACAGGCAATCTCCAGTTTAGAAACAGTAGGTGTTGACAAATCAATTGCAACAAAGGAAAGAGTCAGAATAACAAACCCTTATACAAAAGTTAATGCTTTTAATGAAGAATTGAATGCTGACAATATTGGAGAAGTCTTTGGCGATAGGGATATAATCATAGATGCATTGGATAACCTATACACAAGAATCATTGTAAGCAGATTTGCTAGAGAAAATGATATTCCATTCGTTCATGGAGCTATCCATGGAACACAAGGGCAAGTAAGCGTATTCACTAAAGACACTCCATCATATGAGGAATTGTTCTCCCTTCCATCCCTTGGAAAGGAATTGGGAGAGGAAACCAAGAAGGAAATATCAAAATTAACTAAAGGAGTTCCTCCAGTAATCGGACCTGTTCCAAATATTGTTGGATGTTTAGAAGCGTTTGAAGCTTACAAACTCGTGACTGGAATTGGAGAAGTTAACTACGCTCCAAAAATACTTAATTTTGATTTACTAAACTTAGAATCTTTTAAAGTTTTGGAATTGTAA
- the glnA gene encoding type I glutamate--ammonia ligase: MEERIKNVIERMKADNIKFIRLQFVDLHGIPKNVSIPCKLENMEDLLTDGILFDGSSIPGFVGIEGSDLVLKPDISTYSALSWRPEESASCRFICDIYKPNGEPFEGDPRGILKKALAKIKEEGYTYNIGPEPEFFIVDTDDDGYPIPHDDAGYFDVEPVDKGTDFRREITTNLQELGFEVEASHHEVGPGQNEIAFKFDDALKTADAVITFKQAIKAIVANMADFDGFDYRVTFMPKPFFGESGSGMHCHQSLFKDGENIFYDENSETGLSQEAMWFIGGLLKHSAAITAVTNPIVNSYKRLVPGYEAPVYISYGIQNRSTLIRVPAARGKATRIEYRSPDPTCNPYLAFAVMLEAGMDGIKNKIDPGEAIEFNIYELSDEEREEMGIELLPSSLWEAYHTFEESEIMKEALGDHIFNAFLSAKYEEWDEYRVQVFNYEHKKYLNL, translated from the coding sequence ATGGAAGAAAGAATCAAAAATGTAATTGAAAGAATGAAAGCAGACAATATCAAGTTTATTAGACTCCAATTTGTTGATTTACATGGAATTCCAAAAAATGTATCTATTCCATGCAAATTAGAAAATATGGAAGACTTATTAACTGACGGCATCCTATTTGATGGATCTTCAATACCAGGTTTCGTAGGAATTGAAGGAAGTGACCTTGTATTGAAACCAGATATAAGCACTTATTCCGCTTTATCCTGGAGACCTGAAGAATCTGCATCCTGCAGATTTATTTGTGACATTTACAAACCTAATGGAGAACCATTTGAAGGAGATCCAAGAGGAATCCTCAAAAAAGCATTGGCTAAAATCAAGGAAGAAGGTTACACCTATAACATAGGCCCAGAACCTGAATTCTTTATTGTAGACACTGATGATGACGGATACCCAATTCCTCACGATGATGCAGGATACTTTGATGTGGAACCTGTTGATAAGGGAACTGACTTCAGAAGAGAAATTACAACTAACTTACAGGAATTAGGCTTTGAAGTTGAAGCAAGCCACCACGAAGTAGGTCCTGGTCAAAATGAAATTGCATTCAAATTCGATGACGCTTTAAAAACTGCAGATGCAGTAATTACATTCAAACAAGCAATTAAAGCTATTGTAGCAAATATGGCTGATTTCGATGGATTTGACTACAGAGTTACCTTCATGCCAAAACCATTCTTCGGAGAAAGCGGAAGTGGAATGCACTGTCACCAAAGTTTATTCAAAGATGGAGAAAACATCTTTTATGATGAAAACAGTGAAACCGGATTATCCCAAGAAGCAATGTGGTTTATTGGAGGATTATTAAAACACTCTGCAGCAATCACCGCAGTTACCAACCCTATTGTAAACTCATACAAAAGATTGGTTCCAGGTTATGAAGCTCCAGTATACATTTCCTATGGTATTCAAAACAGATCCACTTTAATCAGAGTTCCAGCTGCACGTGGAAAAGCTACCCGTATTGAATACAGAAGCCCAGACCCAACCTGTAACCCTTATCTTGCATTTGCAGTGATGTTGGAAGCTGGTATGGACGGTATCAAAAACAAAATCGACCCTGGAGAAGCAATTGAATTTAACATTTATGAGTTAAGCGATGAAGAAAGGGAAGAAATGGGTATTGAATTATTACCTTCCAGTTTATGGGAAGCATACCATACCTTTGAAGAAAGCGAAATCATGAAAGAAGCACTTGGAGACCACATATTCAATGCATTCCTCAGTGCAAAATATGAGGAATGGGACGAATACAGAGTCCAAGTATTCAATTACGAACATAAGAAATACTTAAACTTATAA